A window of Adhaeribacter arboris genomic DNA:
TTACGATTAGGGGACATTGCCCCCGATTTTACAGCAGAAACGTCGGAAGGCGTTATTCACTTCCACGAATGGATTGGTGATGGTTGGGCCGTTTTGTTTTCGCATCCGCGTGATTATACTCCTGTTTGCACCACTGAACTAGGTGCGGTAGCTCGCATTAAAAACGAGTTTGATAAGCGTAATACTAAGGTAATTGCAATTAGTGTTGATCCGATTGATTCGCACGCGGGGTGGATTAAAGATATCAACGAAACGCAAGATACTACGGTCAATTTCCCGTTAATTGCGGATCCTAATAAGGAAGTAGCCAATTTGTATGACATGATTCACCCGAATGCCAGCGATACGGCTACGGTTCGTTCCGTTTTCGTTATTGGGCCGGATAAAAAAATAAAACTAACGTTAACCTATCCGGCATCTACCGGCCGTAATTTTGCCGAAATTTTACGGGTAATTGATTCGCTGCAGCTTACTGCTAATTACAGTGTATCTACCCCCGCTAATTGGGAAAACGGTCAGGACTGCATAATTGTACCAGCAATTGCTACCGAAGACATACCCGCCAAATTTCCGAAAGGTCATAAAATAATTAAACCTTATCTGCGTACTACGCCGCAGCCAAACTTGTAATTTTTAACTTACGGTAGATAAAGTAGCGGTTCATTAAGTGACTCGCCGCTGCTTTATTGCCGTATGTGTCTAATCTTTAGTTATAGATTATTCCCGTTTTACCGTTGAAATTACCTAATCCCGCCGTTGAGGAACATTAAGAAAATAAATTAACGTTTGTATCACCTACCTACTAGGAAAGTGTTCTGGAAAGCATCTAATATGGTAAAAAATTATAGCCGGGTATTTATAAAGCGATAGAACTTATTAGTAAAACGCGATCATCCCGCCTGAAAATTAGCCTGCCCTCTACCGGCACTAATAACTGCCTCTCCTATAAAACCTTAGATGCTATTTTATAAAATTTATTTAGAATTTAGTTAAAACCGTGAAAGGCTCCCGGATTATTGTTCAAACAAATTCTGAATATATAGGTAACCTTTTGAGATTAAAAAACATACAAGAATTAAAAAATTAAGTTTCAGGTAGGTTTCATTCATTTATTCGTACCACATCCACTAATATTTAGCGGTTAAATGAATCGAATAAGTAGTTTTGCATTAGCCTAATTAACCTATACGCCTCGATTGAAAGTTTTCTGGCTTTAAATTTCCGGTATCTACCATTGATGAAATTAGTTAAGTTGTAATTAGTAAAATTATGCTACCATCCCATTCGGCTAACGAAAGTAAACCAGAAGTAAATTCAGCTACTATACCGGTTGATTTAGAGGTTGCCAGCAAACCTGGAAAACTAAAGCGTAAATTAATGAGCGGGGCAGTCCTATTATTTCTGCTGGCGGCCATTTTAATCCTAATTGGCCAAATACCTATCCGGAATTCCGGTACTGCCTACGATTGGCTCGCCCAAAACCTTACATCCGAATTCTTTTTATACATGCTAGGTGGCTTTATTGCTCAAATGGTAGATGGGGCGCTAGGCATGGCTTACGGTTTAACTTCCACTACTTTCCTGCTTACAGTGGGTATTTCTCCGGCGGCAGCCAGCGCCAGTGTGCATGCCTCCGAAGTTTTTACCAGCGGCGCCTCTGGTTTAATGCACTTAAGGTTGAAAAATGTGAACCGCAAGTTATTCGTCTCGCTGTTGATTCCAGGAGTAATTGGGGCCGCCATGGGGGCTTATATTTTATCGGAGCTGGAAAATTACAATTATATTATTAAACCGTTAGTGGCCGGGTATACTTTGGTATTAGGAGCCTTAATTATTGTAAAAGCTTTTAAGCCCAACCGTTCCAAATTAAAAGAAAAATTAATTGCACCTCTGGCCGTATTCGGCGGATTTATGGATTCAGTTGGGGGCGGGGGCTGGGGACCAATTGTTTCCTCGACGTTAATTGCCGGCGGACATCCGCCGCGGTTTACCATTGGTTCCGTTAACTTAGCCGAGTTTTTTATTGCCCTTTCCAGTTCGCTCACTTTTTTCACCATGATTGGGATTCATCATTGGCAGATTATCGCCGGCTTAGTATTAGGAGGGGTAATAGCTGCTCCTATTGCCGCGAATCTTTCTAAAAATTTGCCGGTGAAAAGTTTAATGATTTTAGTAGGAATACTGGTGATTCTGGTAAGCAGCCGCATATTGTATTTGGCCTTAGCGGGCTAGGTTTTATTCTTCTGCATAAGGAGTATTATTGCCAATCGCTTCATGTAGCTATCATAACACAGGATACTAAACCCGGCGGGTTTTGAAAACCCGCCGGGTTAGAGCAATTTTTTAAATCAACCTGATGGAAGGTAACTCATACTATTGGGTATTACTAGTCGGGATTAAATTGCGTTTAAGTAGTTGAATATGTACTACATTTTCAATTTGCTCTAAAATAATGCAAACCCGGTAGGTTTTTAAAACCTACCGGGTTTAATCCCTGGTACTAATCACAATTACTGCTTCAAAATTTTAAGGTTGGTCGTAAACTTTTCTCCTTTTAATTCGCAAATGTACATACCCGCCGGGAACTGCTTTAAATCGTAGGGTACGGTATGTGTACCGGCTCCAAACTTTTTGTCTTTCATAACCGTCGTTCGCCGGCCCAGGACATCGTACAATATCAGACTTATGTGCTCCGCAGTTGGTAGCGTAAATTCGAGTAAAACTTTACTATCGGTGGGGTTGGGATAACTCTTGAAGGTAAAGCCATCCGGTAGATTGCCCGGCAGACCCGTAACTCTTTTTACCACGGTAGTAGCGGCTTCGGCGGTGGTTTTAGGTTGCTCGATGTTGCCGGCGTAATCTTTCGCGATGCTGTAGAAGGCGTAAGAAGAATCTATTTTACCGGCAAATTTACCTGCGGCGGCGGTTACATCGTATTGCCACAACCGGAAGGGGCCATTATTGACGGCGTAATACACATCGTAACTCCGCACCCCGGCGCCCGCATCGGTGCCGCTCCAGTTAACGGTAAAAGTAGTATCCTGCGTCTCCGGCGGCAAAGCCGTGATGTTACTGGCCGGGTTTTGCTTGTCAATGGTGTTCAGGAACTCGTTGGTAACGATAGGCGCGTTAGTATCGAAATAAATGGTAGCCTTATTTTTAATCTCCGTGCCGTGCGCTAATTCCTTTTTCGGTAAAACTGAATACGAAATAAAGCCTTCTCCTTCTGGGGATGTTTTGTTAGGTGGTAGGAAACCATCCAACGGGTCATCAATCAATTCTCGGGTTACCGGGTCGAGCGAAAGAAAACGCCATTTTAAAATACCCGTTGCGGTATCTAACTTGGCATCTACTCTTACTAGTAAATCTGGTTTGCCAGGTCGTTGCAACAAAGTGCTGGTAGAATAAGCTTGTAATCCGGCCGGAATGGATTTAACAGTTGTATCTCCAAATCCGAAAGATTGCAGTTGAAAGGTGGATAAGTCGAACTTGGAAATATCTAAGGTGTCCAGAACAACTACTTCTTGGGCAGGTGCGGTAGCTGTATCTTTGTTCTCGAAGTATATCTTGTAGCTAAATGGCGTTTGCCCTTTTACAAAATTTTCTAAAGTATTCCCTGAAGGACCAACTTTTTCATTAGGATCGAAAGAGGCTCTACTTGTAAGATTAATAATATAATAAGCAACTTCCTCACCACATCCCGTAGCTAAACCATAACCCGCTATAAGTGCTCCCACTCCAGTTATTGCCATAGCTACGGGAGCGCCAAGTTCAACCTCAGCGCAAACAAGAAGTGTTGCTCCAAGCCCCAAAACAGAACCATATAACCCTGTTGTAGAGAAATAAAAATCTGTTGCAGATACAAAGTTGAGCTGAATACTTTGCATACTCATATAGAACCCATAAAGGTTTGATAATACATCCAATACAGCAACGCCAACAGCCACAGGACAAGCTACAGCAGCTACTTCAACAGCTACTCCAGCAGCAACTAAACCAACTCCGATTCCGGCTACAAGACAAGGATTAATCTTAGACTTTTCGCCGGTTGTCCTTCCTGTAGTTAGAACAGAATCAGCCAAGTTTTCTATGAGGGGGGTATTAGCCCAAGCAGATAAAGGAAAACTTGATTCATCAGCCGCTGTCAATAGTATTTCAAATTCACCTTGACCATTAGCAGATATTAGTGGAATGATCAATGGTAAAAGTAGTGAATCCCTAATAGGTATATATAAAGAAATTGTATCTTCATTAAAATTAGGAAGCCCATTTATACCTGATATTTTCGCAGGTTTAGATTTTAATTCAACTTTTACATTCTTCGGGTACAGTAAAGTTATAGGGGTCATAATTGCATCAACATTCCCAGTATTGCCGTACTTTACTGTGAAAGTTTCAGGTCGTCCCGCTCTGAACACATTTCTACCTACAATTTCTACCCATATTTTAGGAGGCCGTCCTTGTTCTACAGCAAAAGCATTATCAAGACGAACAACATCTGATTCGTTGGTGATAAGTAAATCATATTTGCCAATCTCTTGTTCTGATAAATTAAATATTGCATTCAATTTTTTTCCATCTGGACTATTGATAATGTACCTTCCCTTTATCTCTGCGCCATCTTTTACTAGTTTTATAATTGTTTTATTAGTAAAACCACCGCCTAAGATAGTAACAGTGACACTTCCCGTATTCCCGCCTACATTTGGATACATACTTTGCAAAGACAAAACATTTACTTTTTTAACTAGTGTATCGCTATTGCAAAAGTTAGAAGCTATTAATTTAACCTCGTAATTGCCGCCTTCGCTATAAGTATGCACCGGATTAGAAACCGAATCAGCGGTACCATCGCCAAAATCCCAGTAGTATTTGGTAGCATTACGCGAGCTATCTATGAAGCTTACCTGTGTGCCCAAGGGTATGAAATCGAAGTTGGCTTTAGTGGGTTCACCGTTGCAAACTTTGATTTTCTTGGTTATTACGCCGCTACGGGCGCCTTCGCTATTAACCGCCCAAATGTGCATAACGTATTCGCGGTTGCCTTCCAAATCGCTTAATTTGGCGGGGAAATTTAAATCTACCATAGGCGCTGGAGTAGGCGCTTGGTAGGTATAAGTAGCCGAAGTTTGGCCGTTACTGGTAAAATAGTATTTGAGTGCGGTAATATTTACCGTGCCGCTGCTGGCGTTATTATAAAATACGTGCTGCTGCGTCTGCGACCAGTGGCCCAGGTTATCTTTCGTCCGCACCGCTAAGGTATGAAAGCCTTTGCTTGCCTCCGTTAAGGCTACCCCAAAACGAATATAGCCATCGGCATCGGGTGTAGCCGTTGCCGGCGTGGCTTTCCCAATCCCCGGATCGGTGTCCAGATAATATTCCGTAGCGGTGATAGCGGTAGCTTTATTGGCCACTACGTAAAAACTATGCGCTAGCGTGTGCGACCAATGTTGCTGGTTATCTTTCGTCCGAACATATAAGGTGTGATATCCTTCCGTTACTGCGGCCAACGAAACCACAAACGGCACTGAACCATCGGGACCAGAGGCGGCGGTTACCGGCGTGGCTTTACCGTGTCCCGGATCGGTATCAATAAAATACTCGGAAGCGCCCACGGTAGCCGTGGTGCCGGTAACGACGTAAAAGCTATGCGCTTGCGTATGCGACCAATGTCCTTGCGCATCTCTGGCCCGCACGTAAAGTATGTGGCTGCCTTCCGCAACATCTGTCAGCGCTAAGTTAAAATCTTTAACTCCAAGGTCGTTGGGGTTTAAGGTTAAGCTTCTTGTAGCTTTGCCAATTCCCGGATCGGTATCCACGAAATATTCTACCCGCGCCACTTGGCAAAAGGCTGATGTTACTCCCCAGAGAGTAAACCAGATTACCGCTAAATACCGCATGGCTTTATTGGTTAGCTTTGGCCTTGATTTTTACCGGTAAGCCGTTTTGCTTCGAGCCGAAGCTTTCGGCGGTTAATTCGTAAATAGACGGGATGGGCGGCAAACCCGATAATACGTAAGGCTGTCCGCCGCCAAATACACCGGGTTCGGAACCCGCTAAACCAGCAGTTTTATAAGGTGAATCGGCTTTAAGCTGGTATTTCCC
This region includes:
- a CDS encoding peroxiredoxin, which translates into the protein MALRLGDIAPDFTAETSEGVIHFHEWIGDGWAVLFSHPRDYTPVCTTELGAVARIKNEFDKRNTKVIAISVDPIDSHAGWIKDINETQDTTVNFPLIADPNKEVANLYDMIHPNASDTATVRSVFVIGPDKKIKLTLTYPASTGRNFAEILRVIDSLQLTANYSVSTPANWENGQDCIIVPAIATEDIPAKFPKGHKIIKPYLRTTPQPNL
- a CDS encoding sulfite exporter TauE/SafE family protein, which gives rise to MLPSHSANESKPEVNSATIPVDLEVASKPGKLKRKLMSGAVLLFLLAAILILIGQIPIRNSGTAYDWLAQNLTSEFFLYMLGGFIAQMVDGALGMAYGLTSTTFLLTVGISPAAASASVHASEVFTSGASGLMHLRLKNVNRKLFVSLLIPGVIGAAMGAYILSELENYNYIIKPLVAGYTLVLGALIIVKAFKPNRSKLKEKLIAPLAVFGGFMDSVGGGGWGPIVSSTLIAGGHPPRFTIGSVNLAEFFIALSSSLTFFTMIGIHHWQIIAGLVLGGVIAAPIAANLSKNLPVKSLMILVGILVILVSSRILYLALAG
- a CDS encoding T9SS type A sorting domain-containing protein is translated as MIDDPLDGFLPPNKTSPEGEGFISYSVLPKKELAHGTEIKNKATIYFDTNAPIVTNEFLNTIDKQNPASNITALPPETQDTTFTVNWSGTDAGAGVRSYDVYYAVNNGPFRLWQYDVTAAAGKFAGKIDSSYAFYSIAKDYAGNIEQPKTTAEAATTVVKRVTGLPGNLPDGFTFKSYPNPTDSKVLLEFTLPTAEHISLILYDVLGRRTTVMKDKKFGAGTHTVPYDLKQFPAGMYICELKGEKFTTNLKILKQ